One region of Niallia sp. Man26 genomic DNA includes:
- a CDS encoding aspartate/glutamate racemase family protein, with protein MKTIGLIGGLSWESTADYYHIINTLVKEELGGLNSAKCLLYSFNMEEIAILQREGKWDLAAQKLADAAKTLEAGGADVILICTNTMHKVANEVKEAVSVPLIHIAESTARSITAKGLKKVGLLGTKFTMEQGFYSNILEVFGIETIIPEACDREDVHSIIFDELCQGQFLPESKERYLDIIRKLIAEGAEGIILGCTEIPLLIKDEDINIPLFNTTYLHSKEAVDFSFGK; from the coding sequence ATGAAAACTATCGGACTGATCGGCGGGCTTAGTTGGGAATCAACAGCAGACTATTATCATATTATCAATACATTAGTTAAGGAAGAATTAGGGGGATTAAACTCAGCAAAATGCTTGCTTTATTCCTTTAATATGGAGGAAATAGCCATTCTGCAACGGGAAGGAAAATGGGACTTAGCAGCCCAGAAGCTTGCTGATGCTGCCAAAACATTAGAAGCAGGCGGTGCAGATGTAATTCTTATCTGTACGAACACAATGCATAAAGTGGCAAATGAGGTGAAAGAAGCCGTTTCGGTTCCTCTCATTCATATCGCTGAATCAACAGCAAGAAGCATTACTGCCAAAGGGCTTAAAAAAGTCGGTTTACTTGGAACAAAATTCACAATGGAGCAAGGTTTCTACAGCAATATCCTTGAGGTCTTCGGAATTGAAACAATCATCCCGGAAGCTTGTGACAGAGAGGATGTTCACTCCATCATTTTTGACGAGCTATGCCAAGGACAATTTTTGCCAGAGTCAAAAGAGAGGTATTTGGATATCATTCGTAAGCTTATCGCAGAAGGTGCAGAAGGAATCATCTTAGGCTGTACAGAAATACCTCTATTAATTAAAGACGAAGATATAAACATTCCTTTATTTAATACAACCTATCTTCATTCTAAAGAGGCTGTTGACTTTTCATTTGGCAAATAA
- a CDS encoding PLP-dependent aminotransferase family protein — MIFITVDRSSPISLTQQIYEQIRSSILGNTLKEGQKLLSTRELSATIGVSRNIAMEAYDRLIAEGFLEVKPKAGTFVSKGTALTTIKHMEHEGPKDQAFPYEKPYIDFRGGNPATDYFPRKKWGQLTKEVCIDSPQHIFGYSDPRGVPELRNVLAQYLRKARGVKCDPDQIIITSGATQALRLITEMMLTSDGFIASEDPVADEMRNIFSVAKAKVYPVPVDENGIIPEQLPEAAPDFLFVIPSHQFPLGGILSIQRRLMLIEYARRTGCYIVEDDYDSEFTYEGAPVPSMQGIDQERVLYVGTFSKILSPALRIGYVVLPHPLLREFQQLKWFNDRHTSSIEQYVLARFMKEGHFERHIRKMKKIYQERRQVLVDAINSCFEDAKIIGKAAGMHLVVEFPGVYFTEDKMNRMKEEGVCIYPVEQYSMRKGSHEHLAVLGYGGVAPEEIRKGILILKRVLSF, encoded by the coding sequence ATGATATTCATTACAGTAGACAGGTCAAGCCCTATCTCTTTAACGCAGCAAATTTACGAACAAATCAGAAGTAGCATTCTTGGCAATACCTTAAAAGAAGGACAAAAGCTATTGTCAACAAGAGAGCTTTCAGCAACAATCGGCGTATCACGGAACATCGCTATGGAGGCGTATGACCGATTAATAGCGGAGGGTTTTTTAGAAGTTAAGCCAAAGGCAGGCACCTTTGTATCAAAGGGTACAGCGCTGACTACCATCAAGCATATGGAGCATGAGGGTCCTAAGGACCAAGCCTTTCCTTATGAAAAACCATATATTGATTTTCGCGGCGGGAATCCGGCGACCGATTATTTTCCACGGAAAAAGTGGGGCCAGCTCACAAAAGAAGTATGCATCGACTCTCCCCAGCATATATTCGGTTACAGTGATCCTCGCGGAGTGCCAGAGCTTCGGAATGTACTTGCTCAGTATTTGCGAAAAGCTCGGGGAGTAAAGTGTGATCCAGATCAAATTATCATTACATCAGGTGCGACCCAGGCATTGCGCCTTATTACTGAAATGATGCTGACTTCTGATGGATTTATCGCCTCAGAGGACCCGGTAGCAGATGAAATGAGGAATATTTTCTCAGTGGCAAAAGCAAAAGTATATCCAGTGCCAGTTGATGAAAATGGAATTATTCCTGAGCAATTGCCTGAAGCTGCGCCGGATTTCCTGTTTGTCATTCCTTCCCATCAATTTCCTTTAGGAGGAATATTGTCTATTCAAAGACGGTTGATGCTGATTGAGTATGCTCGAAGAACAGGCTGTTATATCGTGGAAGATGATTATGACAGTGAATTTACCTATGAAGGTGCCCCTGTTCCATCGATGCAGGGTATTGATCAGGAGCGTGTCCTGTATGTTGGTACGTTCAGCAAAATATTATCCCCAGCTTTGCGAATAGGATACGTCGTTTTGCCACATCCATTATTGAGAGAGTTTCAACAGCTGAAGTGGTTTAATGACAGGCATACATCGTCAATCGAACAATATGTGCTTGCCCGCTTTATGAAAGAGGGACATTTTGAGAGGCATATTCGCAAAATGAAAAAAATTTATCAAGAGCGCAGACAGGTGCTGGTTGATGCAATCAATAGCTGCTTTGAGGATGCCAAAATTATCGGGAAAGCAGCAGGGATGCATTTAGTGGTAGAATTTCCGGGCGTTTATTTCACTGAGGACAAAATGAACAGAATGAAGGAAGAGGGTGTTTGCATCTATCCAGTCGAGCAATACAGCATGCGTAAAGGAAGTCATGAGCATCTTGCTGTGCTAGGATACGGAGGTGTAGCACCAGAAGAAATACGAAAAGGAATCCTTATCTTGAAAAGGGTGCTTTCGTTTTAA
- a CDS encoding SepM family pheromone-processing serine protease, with product MKQKGTNKKLKISLFILMGILLVLFFIPTPYYLNQPGSIESLAEKVTVEDGDKTEAGSLNLTTVYSIKASNPYILLYGLLAPHTEIKEEEEVKGDLSDQEYNSLLLHMMDTSKQNAIIASLHAAGEKVEYQYNGVFVAGVLETSKAKSVIHVGDIIHKVDGNEFTQATDLIAYLKGKKAGDKVEIEYTHNNKDKKATVEMIVLNKQTGQVGIGISTENNMSIDPSVNVKINSDNIGGPSAGLMFSLEIYNQLEDDDLTKGYKVAGTGTMDAEGNVGQIGGIKHKIVAAHKADVDIFFYPEDNYKDDTNEKEIKEEVAKEGYDDIKIVPVSTLQDAIDYLEKLPEKE from the coding sequence ATGAAACAAAAAGGGACAAACAAAAAATTAAAAATAAGCCTATTTATACTCATGGGGATATTGCTAGTATTATTCTTTATTCCTACTCCTTATTACTTGAACCAGCCTGGTTCCATTGAATCGCTCGCGGAGAAGGTTACTGTCGAAGATGGAGATAAGACAGAGGCTGGCAGTTTGAACTTGACGACTGTCTATTCTATTAAGGCAAGTAACCCTTACATACTCCTGTATGGCTTGTTGGCTCCACATACAGAAATTAAAGAAGAAGAAGAAGTGAAGGGCGATCTTTCGGATCAGGAATATAACTCACTTCTGCTCCACATGATGGACACCTCTAAACAAAATGCGATTATTGCCAGTCTGCATGCTGCAGGGGAAAAGGTAGAATATCAATATAATGGTGTGTTTGTTGCAGGGGTGCTGGAAACATCAAAAGCAAAATCGGTTATCCATGTTGGCGATATTATCCATAAAGTAGATGGAAATGAATTCACACAAGCCACCGACTTAATTGCTTATTTAAAAGGCAAAAAAGCTGGAGATAAAGTAGAAATTGAATACACACATAACAATAAAGACAAAAAAGCAACAGTGGAAATGATTGTGCTGAATAAACAGACAGGCCAAGTGGGAATAGGGATAAGTACGGAAAATAATATGTCTATTGATCCCTCTGTTAATGTAAAGATAAACAGCGATAATATAGGCGGTCCGTCAGCAGGTCTGATGTTCTCATTAGAAATTTACAATCAATTAGAAGATGATGATTTAACAAAGGGCTATAAAGTAGCCGGTACCGGAACAATGGATGCAGAGGGTAATGTCGGTCAGATTGGCGGCATCAAGCATAAAATTGTCGCTGCACATAAAGCTGATGTAGACATATTCTTCTATCCAGAGGATAACTATAAAGATGATACGAATGAAAAGGAAATTAAAGAAGAAGTAGCAAAAGAAGGCTATGACGACATTAAAATCGTGCCAGTCAGCACATTGCAGGATGCAATAGATTATCTGGAGAAGCTCCCAGAAAAAGAATAA
- a CDS encoding Loki-CTERM sorting domain-containing protein, with the protein MNDFLDGIFSVFYGVFGFPLAIIFIIIVVAAVIQIRKRRRRKREDWYGQSPVEKFDENDKGKNK; encoded by the coding sequence ATGAATGATTTTTTAGATGGAATATTTAGTGTATTTTATGGAGTATTTGGTTTTCCGTTGGCAATAATCTTCATTATTATTGTCGTTGCTGCAGTAATTCAAATCAGAAAGCGCCGCCGCCGAAAAAGAGAAGACTGGTACGGCCAATCACCAGTAGAGAAATTTGATGAAAATGATAAAGGGAAAAATAAGTAA
- a CDS encoding GTP-binding protein, whose translation MTLEKKLINKTYYESFTVDREEPPIEVLGQLYIAEQRKNVPDLTSIRYAQGELYFHVHDYESAIFKWENISNELEPWAKKNLADAYMELGELSTAESIYKAVLTDSELLSTEISMQLFALYIEKGNHDMAHHTIKSLLATNPDYANMTLLAKTYFEEHEAWGDAIELAVNEGERTNSLKWYEALIQYAKIGVIAEYEPNYFRQSIRSVAELDQKLFEQLSVAFWENYRNSPFYLAWLWDYNQLFQQLQWEKEEEWTELPSMLEDSYLHLISSVYPIKEVRGLIPDILSNLLVTANNQDSIIAASAVLAWNDMFPGTIEAEFINSAEHLINTAEAVVDLADIMQLLQSITDWAENNDIIIDKKFSQRVVEQIPAESRQLLIIGSPGSGVNSCINELVGETLLSEGTNSLISIHDHDYLEMEELTEEGIRPIDTLNDFYEEQLSKDRHGEETRIFHLYTPSHLLHENNWAITTLPFPHQERYADYALLADSLLFVINERSLFQSSDYERLLEWKEKAPHLTVQFLIYADEAENEKVAAKRLQKATAAIDQYFPNSAVFLYSKENDRSVQLNDISSFYRRHFAERNIAEERTTKSIAIIQDLLSNLFDKRLEMEESLYTTLRMYEEIVSKLSGANNQLADMESEKTRIIVNAFDEIKESTTQEILEEIPKILRNCKNFIKEDSDFGKIHVELNDRMNSEIDQYVHNALLPKVYGKINEWIKLSQEQLEESQNFLNELCEGFNGLYEENQLTLSCDFSILDDWRRDARRLTGGIKLDKANILLRLKPSQVLLKSAGKLLGSIPQNKKMLYTRYQKYIETEDFTEVANNIADAFLQQFDFYEKGLAGDIHIFFSNPYDVLQKTMEEKTVDIQEYQDLLERLKNNPEMFHDPLRLFELRLLQYDWLTSPGKLSYSKHL comes from the coding sequence ATGACATTAGAAAAGAAGTTAATTAATAAAACCTATTATGAAAGTTTTACCGTCGATCGGGAAGAGCCGCCAATCGAAGTGCTCGGCCAATTATATATCGCAGAGCAAAGAAAAAACGTTCCGGATTTAACGTCAATCCGATATGCACAGGGAGAGCTGTACTTCCACGTACATGATTATGAATCAGCAATATTCAAGTGGGAAAATATCTCAAATGAGCTCGAACCATGGGCGAAGAAAAACTTGGCTGACGCTTATATGGAATTAGGAGAGTTATCGACAGCAGAAAGTATTTATAAAGCTGTGTTAACTGATTCTGAACTATTAAGCACAGAGATTTCGATGCAGCTTTTTGCGTTATATATCGAAAAAGGCAATCATGATATGGCGCATCACACTATTAAAAGCTTGCTTGCAACAAACCCTGACTATGCCAACATGACACTTTTGGCGAAAACTTATTTTGAAGAACATGAAGCATGGGGAGATGCAATTGAACTAGCTGTTAATGAAGGAGAAAGAACGAATTCATTAAAATGGTATGAAGCATTGATTCAATATGCAAAAATCGGCGTTATTGCAGAGTACGAGCCAAACTATTTTAGGCAAAGCATCAGAAGTGTTGCCGAGCTGGATCAAAAACTGTTTGAGCAATTAAGTGTAGCATTCTGGGAAAATTATCGAAATAGTCCTTTTTACTTGGCATGGTTGTGGGACTACAACCAGTTGTTTCAACAGCTTCAATGGGAGAAAGAAGAAGAGTGGACAGAGCTTCCTAGTATGCTTGAAGACTCTTATTTGCATTTGATTAGCTCTGTTTATCCAATTAAGGAAGTCAGAGGACTTATTCCAGATATATTGAGCAATTTATTGGTAACAGCTAATAATCAGGATAGCATAATTGCGGCATCTGCTGTGCTTGCATGGAATGATATGTTCCCTGGTACAATTGAGGCGGAGTTTATCAACAGCGCAGAGCATTTAATTAATACTGCAGAGGCTGTTGTTGACTTGGCAGATATCATGCAATTGCTTCAGTCTATTACAGATTGGGCGGAGAATAATGATATCATCATCGACAAGAAATTCTCACAAAGAGTAGTGGAACAGATTCCTGCTGAAAGCCGTCAGCTTCTAATTATCGGTTCACCTGGAAGCGGCGTAAATTCTTGCATTAATGAACTTGTTGGGGAAACATTATTGTCAGAAGGCACAAATAGCCTTATCTCCATCCATGATCATGACTATTTAGAGATGGAGGAACTGACTGAAGAAGGAATCCGCCCTATTGATACATTAAACGATTTTTATGAAGAACAGCTTTCAAAAGATAGACATGGAGAGGAAACCCGCATCTTCCATTTATATACTCCATCCCATCTTTTGCATGAGAATAATTGGGCAATAACAACACTTCCTTTCCCTCATCAGGAGAGGTATGCAGATTACGCTTTACTGGCAGACAGCCTTCTTTTTGTCATTAATGAAAGATCGCTATTTCAGTCAAGTGATTATGAGAGACTGCTTGAATGGAAGGAAAAGGCTCCTCATTTAACGGTGCAGTTCTTAATCTACGCAGATGAAGCAGAAAACGAGAAAGTGGCAGCAAAAAGACTGCAAAAGGCAACAGCAGCAATTGATCAATATTTTCCAAACAGTGCTGTTTTCCTTTATTCAAAGGAAAATGACCGCAGTGTGCAGCTAAATGATATCAGCAGTTTTTACAGAAGACATTTTGCAGAAAGAAATATAGCAGAAGAGCGGACAACAAAAAGCATTGCCATCATTCAGGATTTATTATCTAATCTATTTGATAAGCGCTTGGAGATGGAAGAAAGTCTTTATACGACACTTCGTATGTACGAAGAAATAGTCAGCAAGCTGTCTGGTGCAAATAATCAGCTGGCAGATATGGAATCAGAAAAAACTCGTATTATCGTAAATGCTTTTGATGAAATAAAAGAAAGCACAACACAGGAAATCCTTGAGGAAATTCCGAAGATTTTACGGAATTGCAAAAACTTCATTAAGGAAGACAGCGACTTTGGTAAGATTCATGTTGAGCTTAATGACAGAATGAATAGTGAGATTGACCAATATGTTCATAACGCATTGCTGCCAAAAGTATATGGCAAGATAAATGAATGGATTAAGCTGTCACAGGAACAATTGGAGGAAAGCCAAAACTTCTTAAATGAATTATGTGAAGGCTTTAATGGATTGTATGAGGAAAATCAATTGACACTCAGCTGTGATTTCTCCATATTAGATGATTGGAGAAGAGATGCACGCAGGCTGACTGGCGGCATTAAGCTTGATAAAGCTAATATTTTGCTTCGTCTTAAGCCTTCCCAAGTATTGCTTAAGAGTGCAGGGAAGCTGCTTGGCAGCATACCGCAAAACAAAAAAATGCTTTATACAAGATATCAGAAATATATTGAAACAGAGGATTTCACGGAAGTTGCTAACAATATTGCAGATGCATTCCTTCAGCAGTTTGACTTCTATGAGAAGGGATTAGCAGGGGATATTCATATCTTCTTCAGCAATCCATATGATGTGCTGCAAAAGACAATGGAAGAAAAAACTGTCGACATTCAAGAGTATCAAGACTTGCTGGAAAGACTAAAGAATAATCCGGAAATGTTCCACGATCCGCTTCGTTTATTCGAACTTCGTCTGCTTCAGTACGACTGGCTCACTAGTCCAGGAAAGCTGTCTTACAGTAAACATCTATAA
- a CDS encoding glutamine--tRNA ligase/YqeY domain fusion protein, with protein MENNSNFIKNIMKEDLETGKHDTVITRFPPEPNGYLHIGHAKSIFINFGLADEFKGKTNLRFDDTNPLKEDIEYVNAIKEDVEWLGYKWDNLFFASDYFEEMYNRAILLIKKGLAYVDDLNADQIREYRGTLTEPGKNSPHRDRSVEENLELFQAMRDGKFGNGEKVLRAKIDMASPNINLRDPVIYRISHASHHNTGDKWCIYPMYSFAHPLEDAIEGVTHSLCTTEFEDQRPLYDWVIRECEMDSTPQQIEFGRLNITNTVMSKRKLKLLVDEKYVDGWDDPRMPTISGLRRRGVTPEAIKEFSKELGISKGSGAVDSAMLDHFVREDLKLKAPRTMGVLNPLKVVITNYPEGQVEMLEAEINPENPEMGTRQIPFSREIYIEQEDFMENPPKKYFRLFPGNEVRLKHAYFIKCEEVIKDEEGNVIELRCTYDQETKSGSGFTGRKVKGTLHWVEATNAIPAEFRLYEPLILDEEAEEMAEGETFLDYVNEKSLEIVQGFIEPNMKDVQAYDKYQFFRHGYFSADPKYTTSEKPVFNRIVSLKSSFKL; from the coding sequence GTGGAGAACAATTCAAACTTTATTAAAAATATCATGAAGGAAGATTTGGAGACAGGCAAACACGATACTGTCATCACTCGTTTCCCTCCAGAGCCGAACGGCTATTTGCATATCGGTCATGCCAAGTCAATCTTCATTAATTTTGGACTGGCAGATGAATTTAAAGGGAAAACAAACTTGCGCTTTGATGACACAAACCCTTTGAAGGAAGATATTGAATATGTAAATGCAATTAAGGAAGATGTAGAATGGCTTGGTTACAAATGGGATAACTTGTTTTTTGCATCTGATTATTTCGAGGAGATGTACAACCGTGCCATCCTACTGATTAAAAAAGGTCTTGCTTATGTAGATGATTTAAATGCAGACCAAATTCGTGAGTATAGAGGAACATTGACAGAGCCAGGAAAAAACAGCCCGCATAGGGACCGCTCAGTAGAAGAAAACTTAGAGCTATTCCAAGCTATGAGAGATGGTAAGTTTGGCAATGGAGAAAAAGTTCTGCGTGCAAAAATTGATATGGCTTCTCCAAATATCAATTTACGTGACCCAGTAATCTACCGTATTTCACATGCTTCACACCATAATACAGGTGACAAGTGGTGCATTTACCCTATGTACAGCTTTGCCCATCCTTTAGAGGACGCTATTGAAGGTGTAACACACTCATTGTGTACAACAGAGTTTGAGGATCAACGTCCGCTGTATGATTGGGTTATTAGAGAATGTGAAATGGACAGCACGCCGCAACAAATTGAATTCGGCCGCTTAAACATTACGAATACGGTAATGAGTAAAAGAAAGCTGAAGCTTTTAGTGGATGAAAAATACGTAGACGGCTGGGATGATCCTCGCATGCCGACAATCTCCGGCTTGAGAAGAAGAGGCGTAACACCTGAAGCGATTAAAGAATTCAGTAAAGAGCTTGGTATTTCAAAAGGTTCTGGTGCAGTTGATTCAGCAATGCTGGACCACTTTGTACGTGAAGACTTGAAATTGAAAGCGCCTCGTACAATGGGCGTACTTAACCCATTGAAAGTAGTTATTACCAACTATCCTGAAGGGCAAGTTGAAATGCTGGAGGCAGAAATTAATCCAGAGAATCCAGAGATGGGAACACGTCAAATTCCATTCTCTCGTGAGATTTATATCGAACAGGAAGATTTCATGGAAAACCCTCCAAAGAAATATTTCCGTCTATTCCCTGGTAACGAAGTTCGCTTAAAACACGCTTACTTCATTAAATGCGAGGAAGTAATCAAGGATGAAGAAGGAAATGTTATCGAGCTTCGCTGTACGTATGATCAAGAAACAAAAAGCGGATCTGGATTTACAGGCAGAAAAGTAAAAGGAACATTGCACTGGGTGGAAGCGACGAATGCCATCCCTGCTGAGTTCCGCCTGTATGAGCCGCTTATTTTAGACGAAGAAGCGGAGGAAATGGCAGAAGGAGAAACCTTCCTTGACTATGTTAACGAGAAGTCTCTTGAAATTGTCCAAGGCTTCATTGAACCAAATATGAAGGATGTACAAGCATACGATAAATATCAATTTTTCAGACATGGATATTTCAGTGCAGATCCGAAATATACAACATCTGAAAAACCTGTATTTAACCGAATTGTTTCATTAAAGAGCTCCTTTAAGCTGTAA
- a CDS encoding AzlD domain-containing protein: protein MTSEYLLLLLACMVVTIIPRVLPFILVRNFTVPEPVEKWLSYLPVCIFTGLIVENLLSSSSGGLHVDWTVLAASIPTLLIALFTKSLLTTVLAGVFLMAAIRFFF, encoded by the coding sequence ATGACAAGTGAATATCTCCTGCTTTTGCTTGCCTGCATGGTAGTAACAATCATTCCGAGAGTTTTGCCATTTATACTCGTAAGGAATTTCACTGTTCCTGAGCCTGTGGAAAAATGGCTTTCCTATTTGCCAGTTTGTATTTTCACAGGTTTAATTGTAGAAAATCTTTTATCCTCTTCCAGTGGTGGATTACATGTAGACTGGACTGTATTGGCTGCTTCCATTCCAACACTTCTGATAGCATTATTTACGAAAAGCTTGCTTACTACAGTGCTTGCAGGTGTGTTCTTGATGGCTGCTATCCGGTTCTTTTTTTAA
- a CDS encoding AzlC family ABC transporter permease, which produces MESSKVYVEKEANSFSFLDGVKDCIPTLLGYISIGLAMGVVGVSSGLSIAAVFFMSLLVYAGSAQFIICAMIAAGSPTGAIVLTTFIVNLRHLLLSSALAPKFTQYSLLKNIGIGSLVTDESFGVAITKIAKNIPITDRWMNGLNITAYTVWIISCTVGAYAGKWFPDPEIFGLDYALTAMFIALLILQLQTVQASKLRHYLFLIIVMVVLMVLLSAVMSSSLAVIVATIITATVGVVTNNDK; this is translated from the coding sequence CTGGAATCTTCAAAAGTTTACGTAGAGAAGGAAGCAAACTCCTTTTCCTTTTTAGATGGGGTAAAGGACTGCATTCCCACATTGCTGGGATATATTAGTATTGGCTTAGCGATGGGTGTGGTTGGTGTCTCTTCCGGTTTAAGCATAGCGGCTGTATTTTTCATGTCTCTGCTTGTTTATGCTGGTTCGGCGCAGTTTATTATCTGTGCGATGATTGCTGCAGGCAGTCCAACTGGTGCGATTGTGCTGACAACGTTTATTGTTAACTTAAGACATTTACTGCTCAGCTCTGCATTAGCACCTAAATTTACACAATATTCTTTATTGAAAAACATCGGTATTGGCAGTCTTGTAACAGATGAGTCCTTTGGTGTTGCCATTACAAAGATTGCTAAAAATATCCCGATAACAGACCGGTGGATGAATGGTCTAAATATTACAGCCTATACAGTTTGGATTATTTCCTGTACTGTCGGCGCATATGCAGGCAAATGGTTCCCTGATCCTGAGATTTTTGGACTTGATTATGCCTTGACTGCTATGTTTATTGCCTTGCTGATTCTTCAGCTTCAAACAGTTCAGGCTTCCAAACTAAGGCACTATCTATTTCTGATAATAGTAATGGTAGTGTTAATGGTGCTCCTGTCAGCAGTTATGTCGAGCAGTCTTGCCGTCATCGTAGCAACAATTATAACAGCAACAGTTGGGGTGGTGACAAATAATGACAAGTGA
- a CDS encoding XRE family transcriptional regulator, translated as MESITNVIGQNLENLRKTRGYSLDKAAELTGVSKAMLAQIEKGKSNPTVSTLWKIAMGLQVSFSYFMTENTTTVKKVLFKEIEPFRDDANQYRLFSLFPFHPEKKFEVYTVEMDGKTEHFSEKHAGEEYVIVGEGSVAVVIGDDKYYLEKGDALSFTSNRDHLYINTGDTLATLFVLIYYPE; from the coding sequence ATGGAATCTATTACAAATGTTATTGGGCAAAATCTTGAAAACCTGCGCAAAACAAGAGGTTATAGTCTGGATAAAGCAGCAGAGCTGACAGGTGTCAGCAAAGCAATGCTAGCCCAAATAGAAAAGGGGAAATCAAATCCAACTGTTTCAACATTATGGAAAATCGCAATGGGGCTGCAAGTTTCATTTTCTTATTTCATGACGGAAAATACAACGACTGTAAAGAAGGTGTTATTTAAGGAGATTGAGCCGTTTCGAGATGATGCGAATCAATATCGGCTGTTTTCACTGTTCCCGTTTCATCCTGAGAAGAAATTTGAAGTCTACACTGTTGAAATGGATGGAAAGACAGAGCATTTTTCGGAAAAGCATGCAGGGGAGGAGTATGTGATTGTTGGAGAGGGAAGTGTTGCTGTCGTTATTGGTGATGACAAATACTATCTTGAAAAAGGGGATGCCCTTTCCTTTACATCTAATCGAGATCATCTGTACATTAATACTGGAGACACCTTGGCGACACTTTTCGTTCTCATTTATTATCCGGAATAA
- a CDS encoding MFS transporter, whose protein sequence is MWFANFFISGSMTMVLPFLSLYIESMGNFSEEYVQHWSGLCFSVTFIAAFLFSPIWGKIGDKYGRKKILIALGFGLGLSIFLMSFVTSVWQLFALRFFTGFFTGFIPMSQAFIATQTPKKTAGKVLGTLQTGSITGSLIGPLLGGAIADSFGYSATFRYTSFAILLSVILVFTTKEFILPVKDGIKKHYSSKEVLAYILKNPIFITVLLISAVIQIAHFSIQPILSLYVSKLHGPESIALFSGIAFSAAGLGNLLMARKWGEIGDRNGYLKILVILLFIAGLVYLPGGFVHEYWQLLIIRFILGVSIGGLIPVRIAYIRQEVPITMQGEVMGYETSLRFLGNVIGPTFGGLIAAHYGFSAVFFTTSSLLLICGIFLITMLHRHPKYAKQSMS, encoded by the coding sequence ATGTGGTTCGCTAACTTTTTTATTAGCGGCAGCATGACAATGGTGTTACCTTTTTTATCTCTTTATATTGAGTCAATGGGAAATTTCTCAGAGGAATATGTTCAACATTGGTCAGGTCTCTGTTTTTCAGTCACCTTCATTGCCGCTTTTTTATTTTCTCCTATTTGGGGAAAGATTGGGGATAAGTATGGCAGAAAGAAAATCTTAATTGCGTTAGGTTTCGGTCTCGGACTCTCCATCTTTCTAATGAGCTTTGTCACTTCCGTATGGCAGTTATTCGCGCTCCGCTTTTTCACAGGCTTCTTTACAGGTTTTATTCCGATGTCACAGGCATTTATCGCTACACAAACTCCTAAAAAAACGGCTGGAAAGGTTCTCGGCACCTTGCAGACCGGAAGTATTACAGGCTCCCTCATCGGTCCTTTGCTTGGAGGAGCAATTGCTGACAGCTTCGGTTACTCTGCAACCTTCCGATATACTTCTTTTGCTATCCTTCTGTCCGTTATCTTGGTCTTCACCACAAAGGAATTCATCCTTCCTGTGAAGGATGGCATCAAAAAGCACTATTCGTCAAAAGAGGTGCTGGCCTATATACTAAAAAACCCAATATTTATTACAGTACTGCTAATATCTGCTGTTATTCAGATTGCCCATTTCAGCATTCAGCCGATCCTCTCTTTATATGTAAGTAAGCTGCATGGTCCAGAGAGCATCGCCTTATTTTCCGGCATCGCCTTTTCAGCAGCTGGGTTAGGAAACTTGCTGATGGCTCGAAAATGGGGAGAAATTGGTGATCGTAACGGCTATCTAAAGATACTTGTCATCTTGTTATTTATAGCAGGATTAGTCTACTTGCCAGGCGGATTTGTTCATGAATATTGGCAGCTGTTGATTATCCGCTTTATTCTCGGCGTATCCATTGGCGGACTTATACCAGTAAGGATAGCCTATATAAGGCAGGAGGTTCCGATTACTATGCAGGGCGAAGTGATGGGATACGAAACAAGCCTGCGCTTCCTTGGAAATGTGATTGGACCAACCTTCGGCGGATTGATAGCAGCACATTACGGCTTTTCAGCTGTTTTCTTTACAACAAGCAGCCTGCTGCTAATATGCGGCATTTTCTTAATAACAATGCTGCACCGCCATCCAAAATATGCAAAACAATCCATGTCATAA